The Aequorivita sublithincola DSM 14238 genome window below encodes:
- a CDS encoding S8 family peptidase, whose product MMKKLSLLLLIFVSTFSFAQTEDALVYLEAKNPAVVSAALAAPITILTQAAIDRKNTQGIAIDDRDVPLNETQKAAIEAASGITVLAKSKWLNAVYVRGTETTINALLTLPFVIDVEFADKSLNRPTGGKQFTKTDKFEIENQSRPVYNYGSARNQTEMINVDYLHENNHIGQDIIVAFMDNGYPGVLTNPAYVDLRNEGRLKGYYDFVARVESPNGTGSHGAGTFSDAAGFLNGQFVGTAPGASYYLFITEDDNEESPAEEAYWVEAQERADSLGVYVSNTSLGYQAFDNSSYDHDYADLDGLTTIGARGSNAAFEKGMIPVTSAGNEGNGFGKVGTPADAAGSFTIGAVDAGKNYVSFSSRGPNAAGVIKPDVMAKGLDAAIVSQNGNVTTSSGTSFSSPITAGAVASLWSAVPNLKNDVIMQAIRESADRYNNPTDEYGYGIPDFGEALNNLLMIGVEDQMLENNFALYPNPVSTQINISFPKSAENAVFAIYNILGERILQKNISTLNNSVDVSGLSSGMYIASITSNSKTTSYKIIKE is encoded by the coding sequence ATGATGAAAAAATTATCCCTATTACTCCTTATTTTTGTTTCAACCTTCAGTTTTGCTCAAACTGAAGACGCTCTTGTCTATTTGGAAGCTAAAAATCCAGCCGTGGTTTCCGCAGCTTTGGCTGCTCCAATAACTATTCTGACCCAAGCGGCCATTGATAGAAAAAACACCCAAGGTATTGCAATTGATGATCGCGACGTACCTTTAAACGAAACCCAAAAAGCTGCAATTGAAGCTGCTTCTGGAATTACAGTACTTGCTAAATCAAAATGGTTAAACGCAGTATATGTTCGTGGAACCGAAACTACTATCAATGCTCTTTTAACCCTTCCTTTTGTGATTGACGTTGAATTTGCTGATAAAAGTTTAAACCGACCAACAGGTGGGAAACAATTCACCAAAACAGACAAATTTGAAATTGAAAACCAATCAAGACCTGTATACAACTACGGAAGTGCTAGAAACCAAACCGAAATGATAAACGTGGATTATCTTCACGAAAACAATCATATTGGTCAAGATATTATTGTTGCTTTTATGGATAATGGGTATCCAGGTGTTTTAACAAACCCTGCGTATGTAGATCTTAGAAATGAAGGTAGATTAAAAGGTTATTATGATTTCGTTGCTCGTGTTGAAAGCCCAAATGGAACAGGAAGCCACGGAGCTGGAACATTTAGCGATGCTGCCGGATTTTTGAACGGACAATTTGTGGGTACTGCCCCAGGCGCATCCTATTATTTATTCATTACGGAAGATGATAATGAGGAGTCTCCAGCAGAAGAAGCATATTGGGTAGAAGCCCAAGAACGTGCTGATAGTTTAGGGGTGTATGTTTCCAATACTTCTTTAGGATACCAAGCTTTTGATAATTCTAGTTACGATCACGATTATGCAGATTTAGATGGACTAACCACTATTGGAGCAAGAGGATCAAATGCTGCTTTTGAAAAAGGAATGATACCTGTTACTTCCGCCGGAAATGAAGGAAATGGTTTTGGAAAAGTCGGAACTCCTGCAGATGCGGCTGGTTCATTTACAATTGGTGCTGTTGATGCTGGGAAAAATTATGTTTCTTTCAGCTCTCGTGGACCAAACGCCGCAGGAGTTATAAAACCAGATGTTATGGCAAAAGGTTTGGATGCAGCAATTGTTAGCCAAAATGGCAATGTTACTACTTCAAGTGGAACTTCATTTAGCTCACCAATTACCGCTGGAGCTGTGGCTTCCTTATGGAGCGCCGTTCCAAATTTAAAAAACGATGTGATTATGCAGGCTATTCGCGAATCTGCAGATAGATACAACAATCCTACAGATGAATATGGTTATGGTATCCCAGATTTTGGTGAAGCTTTGAATAATCTTTTAATGATAGGTGTTGAAGATCAAATGCTAGAAAATAATTTTGCACTTTATCCAAACCCTGTTTCAACGCAAATAAACATTTCTTTTCCAAAATCAGCAGAGAATGCTGTATTTGCTATTTATAACATTTTGGGTGAAAGAATACTTCAAAAAAATATCTCTACCTTAAATAATAGCGTTGATGTTTCAGGACTTTCTTCTGGAATGTATATTGCTTCCATCACTTCAAACAGTAAAACAACAAGTTATAAAATTATAAAAGAGTAG
- a CDS encoding NAD(P)H-dependent flavin oxidoreductase, with amino-acid sequence MKNRVTKLFNIEYPIIQAGMIWNSGWQLASAVSNSGGLGLLGAGSMYPEIIREHIQKCKKATDKPFGVNVPMLYPNIEEIIEIIIEEGVKIVFTSAGNPKTHTSKLKEHGITVVHVASSVKFALKAQEAGVDAVVAEGFEAGGHNGREETTTFTLIPMVKEHLKVPLIAAGGIATGQGMLAAMILGADGVQVGSRFVASEEASSHLAFKQMVVDAKEGDTHLTLKELAPVRMLKNKFFESIMQLYTTSPTKEDLINHLGRARAKRGMFEGDLEEGELEIGQIAGLIHNIKPAAQILKDMVEEFQIAKKEAATL; translated from the coding sequence GTGAAAAACAGGGTTACCAAACTTTTTAATATTGAATACCCTATAATTCAAGCCGGAATGATTTGGAACAGCGGATGGCAACTTGCCTCCGCTGTTTCAAATTCTGGTGGTTTGGGACTTTTGGGAGCAGGCTCCATGTATCCTGAAATTATTCGTGAGCATATTCAGAAATGCAAAAAAGCTACAGATAAACCATTCGGTGTAAACGTGCCAATGCTCTATCCTAATATTGAAGAGATAATAGAAATCATTATTGAAGAAGGTGTAAAAATAGTTTTCACCTCAGCAGGAAATCCAAAAACGCATACGTCAAAACTGAAAGAACACGGAATTACCGTTGTTCATGTTGCGAGCAGTGTGAAATTTGCATTAAAAGCACAAGAAGCTGGCGTTGATGCCGTGGTTGCTGAAGGCTTTGAAGCTGGCGGACATAATGGTCGCGAAGAAACCACAACTTTCACCTTAATTCCTATGGTTAAAGAACACTTGAAGGTGCCTTTAATAGCCGCTGGCGGAATTGCCACAGGACAAGGAATGCTAGCTGCAATGATTCTTGGCGCAGACGGCGTACAAGTTGGAAGCCGCTTTGTTGCTTCGGAAGAAGCATCGTCTCATCTTGCTTTTAAGCAAATGGTGGTTGATGCAAAAGAAGGAGACACACATCTCACTTTGAAAGAATTGGCACCTGTGCGAATGCTGAAAAATAAATTCTTCGAAAGTATAATGCAGCTTTATACTACTAGTCCTACTAAAGAAGATCTAATAAATCATTTAGGTCGGGCCAGAGCCAAACGGGGTATGTTTGAAGGCGATTTGGAAGAAGGCGAATTGGAAATCGGACAAATTGCAGGACTTATTCACAATATAAAACCAGCAGCCCAGATTCTAAAAGATATGGTTGAAGAATTTCAAATTGCCAAAAAAGAAGCTGCCACTCTTTAG
- a CDS encoding endo alpha-1,4 polygalactosaminidase: MKFLFSIVIVIIFTACSSNDDTVEEAQQPNSNYVIPIGKTFEWRLDSLSNNYTTVADVIDIDAFSATPELVASLKAQGKTVIAYLSVGSVENYRPDVDDFPESVIGNDYEGYPDEKWLDVRQIQLLAPIMEARFNMIKTKGFDGIEPDNMNGYQNNTGFDVSEEDAIAYSRWLIEQAHSRKLSIGQKNSEELIPRLFDEFDWILTEDAFVDDFYEELTPFIAAGKAVFLVEYTDRITLQKFEAEVCPRAISRNYSAVLKNRDLTNVTFYCN; this comes from the coding sequence ATGAAATTTTTGTTTTCAATAGTTATAGTTATCATTTTTACAGCTTGTTCTAGTAATGACGATACTGTTGAAGAAGCGCAACAGCCCAATTCCAACTACGTTATTCCAATAGGAAAAACTTTTGAATGGCGCTTAGATAGTCTTTCTAATAATTATACCACAGTTGCCGATGTTATAGATATTGATGCTTTTTCAGCAACACCAGAATTGGTAGCAAGTTTAAAAGCACAAGGAAAAACTGTAATAGCCTATCTTTCCGTTGGAAGCGTGGAAAACTATAGACCAGATGTGGATGATTTCCCCGAATCCGTGATAGGAAATGATTACGAAGGCTATCCAGATGAAAAGTGGTTGGACGTTCGGCAGATACAATTATTGGCTCCAATTATGGAAGCTAGATTCAATATGATAAAAACTAAAGGTTTTGACGGCATTGAACCAGACAATATGAACGGCTATCAAAACAATACAGGCTTTGATGTTTCTGAAGAAGATGCTATAGCCTATTCTCGTTGGTTGATTGAACAGGCACACAGTAGAAAGCTTTCAATCGGGCAAAAAAATTCTGAAGAACTGATTCCACGATTGTTTGATGAATTCGATTGGATTTTAACCGAGGATGCCTTTGTAGATGATTTTTACGAAGAACTAACACCATTTATAGCTGCAGGAAAAGCTGTCTTTTTAGTTGAATACACAGATAGAATTACTTTACAGAAATTTGAGGCAGAAGTTTGCCCTCGAGCTATTTCCAGAAATTATTCAGCAGTTTTGAAGAATAGAGATTTAACGAATGTAACTTTTTATTGTAACTAA
- a CDS encoding M36 family metallopeptidase: MKKSTLVLMMLCLASLPILAQQKNAEKEKEAAQKAMEQCTITLATLIQNKSSDYVISQESTSKNSGVRHIYLRQAINGLEVFGTESSVHFDVTGSVLMEHNKFLNDVQATVKNSSQVIDARAAIVSVANQMGYKISNLNEVKNIGGINKAAVYNKAGISLVNIPIKLMYYYREGLGTQLIWELSIAETTSSDWWNFRVDASNGKIIDKNNWTVSCNIMDGHNEHFHSAEAVNISPAVGPLNKNEIVNNKRETTQTSVFELSPAMVGGYRVYAMPVESPNHGARTLQNNPDNPTASPFGWHDTNGVAGPEFTVTTGNNVDAHKGSARPDGTASLIFDFPIDLNQNPASNTAPYITNLFYWNNIIHDVLYQYGFDEAGGNFQENNYGNGGLGSDSVNANAQASGDCNANFGTPSDGQNPTMNMFLCSNSNPPHDGDLDAGVITHEYCHGVSNRLTGGALNTNCLNNTEQMGEGWSDFYGLLLTIEPGDTGTDARGVGTYLLGQPITGNGVRTKRYSTDFAVNDHTYDDIKSAVVPHGIGEIWATMLWDVTWEIIATDGFNPDVYNGTGGNNVALAIVTEGLKLQPCSPGFVDGRDAILAADQALYGGAHVCAIWEAFARRGLGFSASQGSSSSKTDGTEAFDLPPNFSSLNVIDEVCLSDGIQTGLSGGSPAGGTYSGPGVTDNGNGTTYTFDPAVGGPGLVTVTYMVNDFCTGAPTTLTDDINVTNNPPEIICVGSGLIPMNGSQTSTAGVAIPDGNSTGVTVTMNVTEDVSITDLNVNVNITHSWVGDISVSIKSPSGTTALIIDRPGRISSGFGCSGNNIVATLDDEAANPVEDECESSEPTINGSFSPNNPLSVFDGESTVGVWELKVIDNAGGDSGTLNTWGIEYGYEVTAAVLDVTLDGNGVATVNAEDLLYDIAVECGGYTVLAGSPLTATVTFTCADIGINNVPVQATNDSGAAANCVAMVNVISSGGGGALSCPGNISQGNDTGICGAVVDYTVVSPVGCSGGTLTQTSGLASGSTFPVGTTTNTFEYDDGVNPVQSCSFDITINDTELPILSCPLDQTVIVPTGGLYTLPDYFANGEATVTDNCTDPVTNTTQNPAPGTQLSDGVHTITFTAQDLSGNTATCTFELTVTILVGVDSFDYNSLSLLPNPAKDKVVLVNSQNLQLEKLSIYDIRGRLITTINLENMTSQEDIDVSQLESATYFIMIQGKEGQITKRLIKE; the protein is encoded by the coding sequence ATGAAAAAATCTACATTAGTATTAATGATGTTGTGCTTGGCATCTCTTCCAATTTTGGCACAACAAAAAAACGCCGAAAAAGAGAAGGAAGCGGCGCAAAAGGCTATGGAGCAATGCACAATAACCTTAGCTACATTAATTCAGAATAAAAGTTCTGATTATGTGATTTCACAGGAAAGCACAAGTAAAAACAGCGGTGTTCGCCATATCTATTTACGGCAGGCCATCAATGGTTTGGAGGTTTTTGGAACTGAATCCAGCGTGCATTTCGATGTAACGGGAAGCGTTTTGATGGAGCACAACAAGTTTTTAAACGATGTGCAAGCTACGGTTAAAAATAGCTCGCAAGTCATTGATGCTCGTGCAGCCATTGTATCGGTTGCTAACCAAATGGGTTACAAGATTTCGAATCTTAACGAAGTAAAAAATATTGGCGGTATTAATAAAGCTGCCGTTTATAATAAGGCTGGAATCTCTCTGGTAAATATTCCTATTAAACTGATGTACTATTATAGAGAAGGATTAGGCACTCAACTGATTTGGGAACTTTCAATTGCCGAAACTACTTCATCTGATTGGTGGAATTTTAGAGTAGATGCTTCTAATGGAAAAATAATAGATAAAAACAATTGGACGGTTTCCTGTAATATTATGGATGGCCATAATGAACATTTCCACAGTGCAGAAGCGGTAAATATTTCACCAGCTGTTGGGCCACTTAACAAAAATGAAATTGTAAATAATAAGAGGGAAACTACGCAAACCTCTGTTTTCGAACTCTCCCCTGCGATGGTTGGAGGTTACAGAGTTTACGCAATGCCGGTAGAATCTCCTAACCATGGAGCACGTACTTTGCAAAATAATCCAGACAATCCAACAGCCTCTCCTTTTGGCTGGCACGATACTAATGGAGTCGCTGGTCCTGAATTTACAGTAACAACAGGTAATAACGTGGATGCTCATAAAGGTTCGGCACGTCCTGATGGAACGGCTTCTTTAATTTTCGATTTTCCTATTGATTTAAACCAGAACCCAGCTTCAAATACAGCTCCATATATTACTAATTTATTTTATTGGAACAATATTATTCACGACGTTCTTTACCAATATGGTTTTGATGAAGCCGGTGGTAACTTTCAAGAAAATAACTATGGAAATGGAGGCTTAGGTTCTGATAGCGTAAATGCCAATGCCCAGGCTTCTGGAGATTGTAATGCAAATTTTGGTACGCCTTCTGATGGTCAAAATCCTACAATGAATATGTTTTTATGCAGCAATTCAAATCCACCGCATGATGGTGATCTTGATGCTGGAGTTATAACTCATGAATATTGTCACGGCGTTTCTAACAGACTTACTGGAGGAGCGTTAAACACTAACTGTTTAAATAACACCGAGCAGATGGGAGAGGGTTGGAGTGATTTTTACGGATTATTGTTAACTATTGAACCAGGAGATACTGGTACGGATGCCCGTGGTGTAGGAACCTATTTGTTAGGCCAGCCTATAACAGGAAATGGTGTGAGAACAAAACGATATAGTACAGATTTCGCTGTGAACGACCATACTTACGATGATATCAAATCCGCAGTAGTTCCTCACGGAATCGGAGAAATTTGGGCTACAATGTTATGGGATGTAACTTGGGAAATTATAGCCACCGATGGTTTTAATCCAGATGTTTATAATGGTACAGGTGGAAACAATGTTGCATTAGCAATCGTTACCGAAGGCTTGAAATTACAACCTTGTAGTCCTGGTTTTGTAGATGGTCGAGATGCTATTTTAGCAGCAGATCAAGCATTGTATGGTGGTGCTCACGTTTGCGCCATTTGGGAAGCATTCGCAAGAAGAGGTTTAGGATTCAGTGCAAGTCAGGGTTCTTCTAGCAGTAAGACGGACGGAACTGAAGCTTTTGATTTACCTCCTAACTTTTCAAGTTTGAATGTTATAGATGAAGTATGCCTTTCTGATGGAATACAAACTGGTCTATCTGGAGGTTCTCCAGCAGGTGGCACTTATAGCGGTCCAGGTGTAACAGACAACGGCAACGGAACAACTTATACTTTTGACCCAGCTGTAGGTGGTCCTGGATTGGTAACTGTAACCTATATGGTTAACGACTTCTGTACTGGCGCGCCGACTACTTTAACGGACGATATTAATGTGACCAATAATCCTCCAGAAATTATATGTGTGGGTTCTGGTTTAATTCCTATGAACGGTTCACAAACCAGTACTGCAGGAGTTGCTATTCCTGATGGCAATTCAACCGGTGTTACAGTAACTATGAATGTTACCGAAGATGTTTCTATTACAGATTTGAATGTGAATGTGAACATAACTCATTCTTGGGTGGGAGATATTTCGGTTTCCATTAAATCGCCTTCTGGCACTACAGCTCTTATTATAGACAGACCAGGAAGAATCTCATCTGGATTTGGTTGTTCTGGAAATAACATAGTAGCTACGTTAGATGATGAAGCAGCTAACCCAGTGGAAGATGAATGTGAAAGTTCTGAGCCAACAATTAACGGTTCTTTTAGCCCTAACAATCCTTTATCAGTATTTGATGGGGAAAGCACCGTCGGTGTTTGGGAACTTAAGGTAATAGACAATGCAGGTGGAGACTCAGGTACTTTGAACACTTGGGGAATAGAATATGGTTATGAAGTTACCGCTGCCGTTCTAGACGTTACACTAGACGGAAATGGTGTTGCAACTGTAAATGCAGAAGATTTATTGTATGATATTGCTGTTGAATGTGGCGGATACACTGTTCTTGCTGGAAGTCCTTTGACGGCTACAGTAACTTTTACCTGTGCAGATATTGGAATAAATAACGTTCCAGTGCAGGCTACTAATGATAGTGGTGCAGCTGCCAACTGTGTGGCTATGGTAAACGTTATCAGCAGTGGAGGCGGAGGAGCTCTTAGCTGTCCAGGTAATATTTCTCAAGGTAATGATACTGGAATATGTGGTGCTGTAGTGGATTATACCGTTGTTTCGCCTGTAGGTTGTAGTGGTGGAACATTAACACAGACCTCAGGTTTGGCCAGTGGAAGTACTTTCCCAGTTGGAACTACTACAAATACATTTGAATATGACGATGGTGTAAACCCAGTACAATCTTGTTCTTTCGATATTACTATAAATGATACAGAACTACCAATACTAAGCTGTCCATTAGATCAAACGGTGATTGTTCCAACGGGTGGATTATATACTTTGCCAGATTACTTTGCTAATGGTGAAGCAACCGTGACAGACAATTGTACTGATCCAGTAACTAACACAACTCAGAATCCAGCACCTGGAACTCAACTTTCAGACGGTGTACATACCATTACATTTACTGCGCAAGATTTAAGTGGAAATACTGCAACGTGTACATTTGAACTTACCGTGACCATTTTGGTCGGAGTGGATAGTTTTGACTATAATTCCCTTAGTCTGCTACCAAATCCAGCAAAAGATAAGGTGGTTTTGGTAAATTCACAAAACCTTCAATTGGAGAAATTAAGTATTTATGATATCCGTGGAAGATTGATAACAACAATTAATCTTGAAAATATGACTTCTCAAGAGGATATTGATGTTTCTCAACTGGAATCTGCTACTTATTTTATTATGATTCAAGGTAAAGAAGGCCAAATAACCAAAAGGCTTATCAAGGAATAA
- a CDS encoding cold-shock protein, with translation MNKGTVKFFNDTKGFGFITEEGTNKEHFVHVTGLIDEVREGDEVEFDLQEGKKGLNAVNVKVL, from the coding sequence ATGAACAAAGGAACAGTAAAATTCTTCAACGACACTAAAGGATTTGGTTTTATCACTGAAGAAGGAACAAACAAAGAACATTTTGTACACGTTACAGGCCTAATCGACGAAGTTCGCGAAGGTGACGAAGTAGAATTTGATCTACAAGAAGGAAAAAAAGGATTGAATGCGGTAAACGTAAAAGTGCTTTAA
- a CDS encoding phytoene desaturase family protein, protein MKNNSSNFPESHFDTIIIGSGVGGLTAAIILSRAGQKVLVLEQHDVPGGWCHSFYLNGHRFTPGVHYVGLLEKGQSTAKLYESLGIADDLTFFRMNPSAYEHAYIGEERFNFPGNFDDLVSALVEKFPKEENNIKKYLNLVRTVSSELQKLPNVEGFWQHLTIPFRTKHMGKYALFSLKRVIDWHIKDPLLKKILNIQFGDHGLAPAKASFPLHCAVMDHYFHGGFYPCGGGGAIVKAMTTAIKKHNGIVKTQQSVKKILLEGGKKKTVIGVELESGEKLFAKQVISNADPNITYQKLIGEENLSKSLQKKLNRTKYSCSSLMLFLTVAMDVKAAGLDSGNIWLMPNEDMDRVYERMMMPDITNDEAIEGMFVSCTTLKDPSSFDGKHHSIEAITYLDYKLFEKFKDEKEPRSEEYLQFKELLTEKMIKTLEKVLPNIREHIVHKELGTPITNQYYINSTDGSVYGTEKKLMQIGPFAYKAKSEIKNLYLCGASIVSHGVAGAGYSGLQTAGEILNLKQKDLLKTETDQSITILEAEDNTDYPEWLNNKVESKKRKVESN, encoded by the coding sequence TTGAAAAATAATTCGTCTAATTTTCCTGAAAGTCATTTTGATACAATTATTATAGGCAGTGGCGTTGGCGGACTTACGGCAGCTATTATTTTGTCGCGTGCTGGCCAGAAAGTCTTAGTTTTAGAACAACACGACGTTCCCGGGGGTTGGTGCCACAGTTTTTATCTAAATGGACATCGTTTTACGCCAGGCGTTCATTATGTTGGGCTATTGGAAAAAGGGCAATCCACAGCAAAACTATATGAATCATTGGGGATTGCGGACGATCTTACTTTTTTCAGAATGAATCCTTCAGCATACGAGCACGCTTACATTGGTGAGGAACGTTTTAACTTTCCAGGAAATTTTGATGATTTGGTTTCGGCTTTGGTTGAAAAATTTCCAAAGGAAGAAAATAATATAAAAAAGTACTTAAACCTTGTCAGAACTGTAAGCTCCGAGCTACAAAAGCTTCCAAATGTTGAAGGATTTTGGCAACATCTCACTATTCCTTTTCGCACTAAGCATATGGGTAAGTATGCGCTATTTAGCTTAAAAAGAGTTATTGATTGGCATATTAAAGATCCATTGCTCAAAAAAATTCTCAATATTCAGTTTGGCGATCACGGGCTTGCTCCTGCAAAAGCGAGTTTCCCGTTGCATTGTGCAGTTATGGATCATTATTTTCACGGCGGTTTTTATCCTTGCGGCGGCGGCGGCGCGATTGTAAAGGCGATGACAACAGCAATCAAAAAGCATAATGGAATTGTAAAAACGCAGCAATCTGTTAAAAAAATCCTTTTAGAAGGAGGAAAGAAAAAAACCGTTATTGGCGTGGAATTGGAAAGCGGGGAGAAGTTGTTTGCAAAACAAGTCATTTCCAATGCAGATCCAAATATCACCTATCAAAAACTTATAGGTGAAGAAAACTTGAGTAAAAGCCTTCAGAAAAAATTAAATAGAACGAAGTATTCTTGCTCCTCTTTAATGCTTTTCCTTACTGTGGCTATGGATGTGAAAGCTGCCGGACTCGATTCTGGAAATATTTGGTTAATGCCAAACGAAGATATGGATAGGGTTTACGAGCGAATGATGATGCCAGATATAACAAATGATGAGGCAATTGAAGGAATGTTTGTTAGTTGCACAACCTTAAAAGATCCTTCTAGTTTTGACGGAAAACACCATAGTATTGAAGCGATCACATATCTAGATTATAAACTTTTTGAAAAATTTAAAGACGAAAAAGAACCTCGTTCCGAAGAATATCTTCAGTTTAAAGAATTGCTTACAGAGAAAATGATAAAAACTTTGGAGAAAGTATTACCTAATATTCGAGAACATATTGTTCATAAAGAATTGGGCACGCCTATCACGAACCAATATTACATAAATTCAACGGACGGAAGTGTTTATGGAACCGAAAAAAAACTAATGCAAATTGGGCCATTCGCATATAAAGCCAAAAGCGAAATAAAAAATCTCTATTTGTGCGGTGCCAGTATCGTAAGCCACGGAGTTGCAGGAGCTGGTTATTCGGGGCTACAGACTGCTGGAGAAATTTTGAATTTGAAGCAAAAGGACTTATTAAAAACGGAGACTGACCAATCAATAACAATCTTAGAAGCAGAGGATAATACGGATTATCCAGAATGGTTGAATAATAAGGTTGAAAGTAAAAAAAGAAAAGTTGAAAGTAACTAA
- the lysA gene encoding diaminopimelate decarboxylase, translating to MKNQDLLVIAQEFGSPVYVYDAAKIEKQYKRLTSAFDKVEKLRIYYAVKALSNISVLKLLINMGSGLDTVSIQEVMLGLEAGAKPEIIIYTPNGISLEEIEKAVKLGVQINIDNLSILEQFGTKHPKTPVCIRINPHVMAGGNANISVGHIDSKFGISIHQMPLLKRIVENTGMNINGIHMHTGSDILDIDVFLYASEILFNAAENFDNLEFIDFGSGFKVPYKEGDIETNVEELGKKLSKRFNEFSKKYGKKLTLAFEPGKFLVSEAGQFLVNVNVIKQTTSTVFAQVDSGFNHLIRPMLYGSQHEISNISRPKGRDRFYTVTGYICETDTFANNRRIPEIHEGDILSFHNAGAYCFTMASNYNSRYRPAEVLWYKDKAHLIRKRETFDDIMRNQVIVEL from the coding sequence ATGAAAAATCAAGACCTTTTGGTAATTGCCCAAGAATTTGGGAGCCCAGTTTATGTTTATGACGCTGCTAAAATTGAAAAGCAGTATAAACGTTTGACCAGCGCTTTTGATAAGGTAGAGAAGTTGAGAATATATTATGCCGTAAAAGCGCTTTCAAATATTTCAGTTTTGAAATTACTCATTAATATGGGTAGTGGTTTAGATACGGTTTCAATCCAAGAAGTGATGCTCGGCTTGGAAGCAGGCGCAAAACCTGAAATTATTATTTATACGCCTAACGGAATTTCTCTGGAAGAAATAGAAAAAGCTGTAAAACTCGGCGTGCAGATAAATATTGACAATCTTTCTATATTGGAGCAGTTTGGAACAAAGCATCCTAAAACTCCAGTTTGCATTCGCATAAACCCACACGTAATGGCAGGCGGAAATGCTAACATTTCCGTGGGGCATATTGATAGTAAGTTTGGAATTTCAATCCACCAAATGCCTTTGCTTAAGCGTATTGTTGAAAATACAGGGATGAATATCAACGGAATTCATATGCATACAGGAAGTGATATTCTTGATATTGATGTTTTTCTTTACGCTTCAGAAATACTTTTCAATGCAGCAGAAAATTTTGATAATCTTGAATTTATTGACTTCGGAAGTGGTTTTAAAGTTCCTTATAAAGAAGGCGATATTGAAACAAACGTTGAAGAGCTTGGTAAAAAACTGAGCAAACGTTTTAATGAATTCAGTAAAAAATACGGTAAAAAACTAACATTGGCTTTTGAGCCAGGAAAATTTTTGGTGAGTGAAGCCGGACAGTTTTTAGTAAATGTAAATGTTATAAAACAAACCACTTCCACAGTTTTCGCTCAAGTTGATAGCGGTTTCAATCATTTAATCCGTCCGATGCTTTACGGTTCGCAACACGAAATTTCAAACATTTCTCGCCCTAAAGGAAGAGATCGTTTTTACACAGTAACTGGTTATATCTGCGAGACGGACACATTTGCAAACAATCGTAGAATTCCGGAAATTCACGAAGGCGATATTCTTTCTTTTCACAATGCAGGCGCGTATTGCTTCACTATGGCGAGCAATTATAACTCTCGTTACCGCCCAGCGGAAGTGCTTTGGTATAAAGACAAAGCACATTTAATTAGAAAAAGAGAAACTTTTGATGATATTATGAGAAATCAGGTCATAGTCGAATTGTAA